A stretch of DNA from Montipora capricornis isolate CH-2021 chromosome 1, ASM3666992v2, whole genome shotgun sequence:
AATTTCTCTTTGAGTACAGTACtacttgtcatattaaaagaaacgaaaatgCCTTGAAAACTTCCAATTCGTGTCCTTAAAATAGCTTAAAATTGATACAATACAACATTGGTTCAATTATCAGCTTGAATTGAAGAAATCATCTCCCGACTATTTTTGGAAGAACAGTTCTTGTGTTGAGCTTGGCAGAATTGGTACCATCATCCACAATTTCTTCGATAGGTCTTCGAGGCTTCGCTTTACCGGACGTTGGAGCAGCTGGTGGCAGTTTAGCAACACCTGAGCTAGAATTTTGCCGCTGAAAACCGCTCTTCTCGTTGGAGTTCGCATCTGGCGCCCTTGGCAATCGCCGGCGAAGCCAAGGATGTCGAAGCGCTTGCGAAGGGGTCATTCTCTGAGTTGGATCCCATTCTAAACATCTCTGAAGAAAATCGATGAATTGGGCATCATCGCAACCTTTCAAAGCGGTTGTAAATGTTTTGGAGCCAGGTGGTCCCCGTGTTTTTCCGTGTCTTGAGCGACCACCAGTTAGAACTGTGCTTCCGTCTGGTAGAGTGGTTGCTGTACAGTACCTTGGATGACCTTTAGAATTAATGAAGTTTTTCGAGCGCTTAGATCCGTCTAATAGCTTCTGAGATGGCATTCCTAAGAGTTCTATTATACAGGCAAGTTGATCTCCTTCATCTTCACCGGGAAACAAAGGATATCCTGTTAAGAGCTCGGCCAAAATGCATCCAAAACTCCACATATCGATTGCCATGCCATACCGAGCGCCAAGAATCACTTCGGGTGCGCGATAAAATCTGCTTTGAATATATGTATAAATACGCTGATGCTCGTAGCAACTAGAGCCAAAGTCGATCACTTTAATTCCACTCCTACCCTGTTGTTTTAGCAAAATGTTCTCTGGTTTTAAATCGCAGTGAATAATTCGATTGCGATACAGTGCATCGCTACACTGCAGAATAGAATGTGCGAATTTTCGAACCAGCTGTAAACTAAACCCTTGAAATTTGTTCTTCTTGATAAGCTCATACAGGTTCATACTCAGAAGTTCGAATGTCATACAAACATGTCCACGAAATGTGAAATGTTCAAGCATATGAATAATATTGTGATTATTATCCTTGTCTTGCTTTCGCAAATGTTCCAGAATCCTGATTTCTTCTTGAGCTTGCCGATGGAATCGTTTCTCGTTACGCACCATTTTGAGCGCGACGTTGGTTTGCGTCTTGTGATCATAGGCTTTCACAACTTGTCCAAAGCTTCCTTTACCAATAATTTTCACAACTTCATAGCGGTAAGCTATGTGGTCGTGAGGAACTTGGATATACGAGCCCTGATCGTCATCATACCCGCTGTTGTTTGCTCCACCAACCACACCCTGACGTTTCTTCGCGTTTGGCCCAACAAACCAGATTTGCGGATAATTGAAGATTTCGTGACGTTCAAAACTAGTTAGCTTTTGCATGAACTGTTTCATAGCCGCCTCTGGAGTCATCGGTAACCCTCGAGATTTGAGCGTTCCGGAGCCATTCATGCTAGATCTTCTTCCCGACGCTGGCGACCCGTTTCCCGAGACAGAAACTGGTCTGTGAACTGCCGGAAGACCTTGCTTTTCATTCACGATCTTGCTCTTATTCTGTTGATtagtttcttcttcaaacagcTGCTGCACTTGAACCCCTCCAACAAGGGGAAGAGCTCCAGAAATGCTCGATTCATGTGGTTTAACATTGCTTTTCGTCGACGGTTTCAAAGGTGGCAAAACGTCCGCGTTACTATTCCTATCAACATAAATCGCATCCCCTCCCGTACTACGCTTAGAAACCGGCAAAGGTTTCCGTTGACTAGTTGTTATCATAATTCTCTTCCTTTAGTTGCGATCGCAGCCAGTATTGTAGCCTTTAAAATCACAAAACACTGCTTCGAAGTAATCTACCCTCTGCTTTTGTCAGCCGCATTTGATGTTGTTTCGTTGTTGCCAGGTGATTTTTGACCAATCAGCGCACACTCGTTTGGCGTCTAGGAAACCACAAGACGTAAACAGACCGGTTCAGAAGTGACGTCATAAACAGATCTGCGTTGCGATTGCTTAGTACAATAATTGCTAAGAGAGGACAGATCTTTTCAAGGTGTTTCACCCACGGTAAAGTACATCTTTAAtcagcaaggaaaaaaaaacattcgttAAATAAGGCTAGTTTAAGTTtacatttgattcattttattgggAACTTAAATCTTCTTAATCAGTTCGGGACTCTTTCttcgttttttgttgtttgtatcCAAAATGACGTAAATAAAATACttactaaaatacaaaacacTGGAGTTTAGTCACGGCGCACATTGAGGGAGCAGTGGCGGAGCACCGGAAAAGAAATATTAATTTGTCGGGGGCTCCAGATAGGCTTTTACAGCTTGTGCCAGGAGGTGATCGGCTCCTACTTGTGGGCTCCTGCTGCTTGTGCTTGTAAAAGTAGCATATTatggggcaggtacaaaacaagTACAGGTTTCAGGTCACGGGTCTCttagcctgcatagcaagcgTTTCTAGCGAGCGAGGAGCGAGCTCTTTTTTTGGCCGCGCGAGAATAGGGCGAGCGCAAAAAAAGAGGGTATCTCGCCCCACTTTTTGCGCGGCC
This window harbors:
- the LOC138037530 gene encoding dual specificity tyrosine-phosphorylation-regulated kinase 2-like; its protein translation is MITTSQRKPLPVSKRSTGGDAIYVDRNSNADVLPPLKPSTKSNVKPHESSISGALPLVGGVQVQQLFEEETNQQNKSKIVNEKQGLPAVHRPVSVSGNGSPASGRRSSMNGSGTLKSRGLPMTPEAAMKQFMQKLTSFERHEIFNYPQIWFVGPNAKKRQGVVGGANNSGYDDDQGSYIQVPHDHIAYRYEVVKIIGKGSFGQVVKAYDHKTQTNVALKMVRNEKRFHRQAQEEIRILEHLRKQDKDNNHNIIHMLEHFTFRGHVCMTFELLSMNLYELIKKNKFQGFSLQLVRKFAHSILQCSDALYRNRIIHCDLKPENILLKQQGRSGIKVIDFGSSCYEHQRIYTYIQSRFYRAPEVILGARYGMAIDMWSFGCILAELLTGYPLFPGEDEGDQLACIIELLGMPSQKLLDGSKRSKNFINSKGHPRYCTATTLPDGSTVLTGGRSRHGKTRGPPGSKTFTTALKGCDDAQFIDFLQRCLEWDPTQRMTPSQALRHPWLRRRLPRAPDANSNEKSGFQRQNSSSGVAKLPPAAPTSGKAKPRRPIEEIVDDGTNSAKLNTRTVLPKIVGR